The proteins below are encoded in one region of Metabacillus dongyingensis:
- a CDS encoding MFS transporter has product MLMLGNLFIFMSFQMLIPTLPPYIKSLGASGLEIGLVTALFSIGAVLSRPFIGYMLEYKSRKPLVLIGAVALLAITIFYPISNVILIFLMFRFIHGLAWGFSTTVNGTAAVDVIPKSRLGEGMGYFGLSVTLGMIIAPSLGIFLFGVTTFNNLIYISCALGIIAIVLLAAVRYYTPESVRLTKKEDLKFSYLGSLVEKTSWYPALITMIATFGYGSVVTFIVIFGEERGIDQIFIFYLFNAVMASISRPIAGKWFDERGPKGLIVVCSSLTFAGMWALSFSHTNVGIAIAGILFGIGFGSLLPTLQSWTLSKTPDNRRGVANGMFFSAIDFGIGLSGIVFGLLAQFLETAVLFQISSIFLIVPMILTLLEGKSRRVQKKQTAASTY; this is encoded by the coding sequence ATGCTTATGCTTGGCAACTTATTTATTTTTATGTCGTTTCAAATGCTGATTCCCACACTTCCGCCTTATATTAAATCTTTAGGAGCTTCTGGGCTTGAGATTGGATTAGTTACGGCTTTATTTTCAATTGGAGCGGTTTTGAGCCGTCCGTTTATCGGATATATGCTTGAATATAAATCCCGCAAGCCGCTTGTTTTGATTGGAGCAGTTGCGCTTCTTGCGATTACAATTTTTTACCCGATTTCAAATGTGATTCTTATTTTCTTGATGTTCAGGTTCATCCATGGTCTTGCCTGGGGTTTTTCAACCACAGTAAACGGGACGGCAGCCGTGGATGTGATACCAAAATCCCGTCTTGGAGAAGGCATGGGGTATTTTGGTCTTTCCGTAACACTTGGCATGATTATTGCACCAAGTCTTGGCATCTTTTTATTTGGGGTTACAACTTTTAACAATTTGATCTATATATCCTGTGCTCTTGGAATCATTGCGATTGTTCTTTTAGCAGCTGTTCGTTACTACACGCCTGAATCGGTCAGACTGACCAAAAAAGAAGATCTGAAATTTTCATACCTTGGTTCCCTTGTTGAAAAAACAAGCTGGTATCCAGCTCTTATTACGATGATTGCAACATTCGGATATGGTTCTGTTGTGACATTTATTGTCATTTTCGGTGAAGAGCGCGGAATTGACCAGATTTTCATTTTCTATCTGTTTAATGCAGTTATGGCTTCTATTTCAAGACCAATTGCAGGAAAGTGGTTTGACGAAAGAGGGCCTAAGGGGCTTATCGTTGTCTGCAGCTCTCTGACCTTTGCCGGTATGTGGGCTCTTTCTTTCTCTCACACCAATGTAGGAATTGCCATTGCGGGCATTTTATTTGGAATAGGATTCGGTTCGCTGCTTCCGACACTGCAGTCATGGACGCTTTCAAAAACACCGGATAACCGCAGGGGTGTGGCAAATGGGATGTTTTTCTCTGCGATTGATTTTGGAATCGGTTTAAGCGGAATCGTTTTTGGCTTGCTGGCTCAATTTCTTGAAACAGCGGT